A section of the Verrucomicrobium sp. GAS474 genome encodes:
- a CDS encoding glutamate-5-semialdehyde dehydrogenase, whose translation MSAAAPSVSEVVNEVEKHVAELCVTVKAAARVLANTPKDQIDRALGFVAEELDQAREAIFAANRKDLEAGKAKGLSSAMLDRLAIKEKTLADMIDGVRQVISLPNPVGETLKEWTQPNGIAIRKVRTPLGVIGIIYESRPNVTIDAAVLCLKTGNGVVLRGGSEAFHSNHALATALRKGLERGGIPADAVRVIGTVDRHAIAALCRQDKTVDVLIPRGGHGLIEAVVKEARMPVIKHFHGVCYAYVHRDADLGMAEEIIVNAKVQRPSACNSIENLLVDRAVAATFIPRIVARLHKEKVEVRGDGETRQLGGSEVKEVTEADWTTEYLDLILSAAVVGDESEAIAHIERYGSHHSDVIITEDAKAAERFFQEIDSATVYWNASTRFTDGAQFGFGAEIGISTDKLHARGPMALEELTSYKYLITGNGQVRK comes from the coding sequence ATGAGTGCCGCCGCGCCCAGCGTCAGTGAAGTCGTCAACGAAGTCGAAAAGCACGTCGCCGAACTGTGCGTTACGGTGAAGGCGGCGGCGCGTGTCCTCGCGAACACGCCGAAGGACCAGATCGACCGCGCCCTCGGCTTCGTCGCCGAGGAACTGGACCAGGCCCGGGAGGCGATCTTTGCCGCGAACCGGAAGGACCTGGAGGCGGGCAAGGCCAAGGGCCTTTCCTCCGCGATGCTCGACCGCCTGGCGATCAAGGAGAAGACCCTCGCCGACATGATCGACGGCGTCCGGCAGGTGATCTCCCTTCCCAACCCCGTCGGGGAGACGCTGAAGGAATGGACGCAGCCCAACGGCATCGCGATCCGCAAGGTCCGGACGCCCCTCGGCGTCATCGGCATCATCTACGAGTCCCGTCCCAACGTGACGATCGACGCCGCCGTCCTCTGCCTGAAGACCGGCAATGGCGTCGTCCTGCGCGGGGGGAGCGAGGCGTTCCACTCGAACCACGCCTTGGCCACGGCTCTCCGCAAGGGCCTCGAACGGGGCGGCATTCCCGCCGACGCCGTCCGCGTCATCGGGACGGTCGACCGCCACGCCATCGCGGCTCTCTGCCGCCAGGACAAGACGGTCGACGTGTTGATCCCCCGGGGCGGCCACGGCCTCATCGAGGCGGTGGTGAAGGAGGCGCGGATGCCGGTCATCAAGCATTTCCACGGCGTCTGCTACGCCTACGTCCACCGGGACGCCGACCTCGGCATGGCCGAGGAGATCATCGTCAACGCCAAGGTGCAGCGCCCCAGCGCCTGCAACTCGATCGAGAACCTCCTCGTCGACCGCGCCGTCGCCGCGACCTTCATCCCCCGCATCGTCGCCCGCCTGCACAAGGAAAAGGTCGAGGTCCGGGGCGACGGGGAGACCCGCCAGCTCGGCGGCTCCGAGGTGAAGGAAGTGACCGAGGCCGACTGGACGACCGAATACCTCGACCTCATCCTCTCCGCCGCCGTAGTGGGCGACGAGAGCGAGGCGATCGCCCATATCGAACGGTACGGTTCGCACCATTCCGACGTGATCATCACGGAGGACGCAAAGGCTGCCGAGCGCTTCTTCCAGGAAATCGATTCGGCGACGGTCTATTGGAACGCCTCGACGCGGTTCACCGACGGCGCGCAGTTCGGCTTCGGCGCGGAGATCGGGATCAGCACGGACAAGCTCCACGCGCGCGGGCCGATGGCCCTGGAGGAGCTGACCTCTTACAAGTATCTGATCACCGGCAACGGGCAGGTGCGGAAGTAG
- a CDS encoding 3-deoxy-7-phosphoheptulonate synthase, with product MVLPIQDLNVASIVRIPSPKEIKARRPLTAAAEKTVIEGREAVKAVLEGRDSRFLVVIGPCSIHDPESAFDYARRLRAVQEATKDVFVILMRVYFEKPRTTIGWKGLINDPHLNGTYDMEAGLVLGREILLKITEMGIPTASEFLDPIVPQYTSDIVSWAAIGARTTESQTHREMASGLSMPIGFKNGTDGSLQVAMDAMQSARHPHSFLGIDQDGCTAVVSAKGNPWGHIILRGGHKRTNFDPESIADAATRLRAAKLPPGLMVDCSHANSEKKFERQETVWNSLIDQKLSAELKGSPDLIGAMVESNINEGNQPFPNPAGLKPGVSITDACIGWAMTEKILLEGAERLRAAKLAAA from the coding sequence ATGGTACTGCCGATTCAAGACCTCAACGTCGCCTCCATTGTCCGGATCCCTTCGCCGAAGGAGATCAAGGCGCGGCGTCCCCTCACCGCGGCGGCGGAAAAAACCGTCATCGAAGGGCGCGAGGCCGTCAAGGCCGTCCTCGAGGGCCGCGATTCCCGCTTCCTCGTCGTTATCGGGCCGTGCTCGATCCACGATCCCGAGAGCGCCTTCGACTACGCCCGCCGCCTCCGCGCGGTCCAGGAAGCGACGAAGGATGTCTTCGTCATCCTGATGCGGGTCTACTTCGAGAAGCCCCGGACGACCATCGGCTGGAAGGGCCTGATCAACGACCCCCATCTCAACGGCACCTACGACATGGAGGCGGGCCTCGTCCTCGGCCGGGAAATCCTCCTGAAGATCACCGAAATGGGGATACCGACGGCGAGCGAATTCCTCGACCCCATCGTCCCCCAATACACCTCGGACATCGTCAGCTGGGCCGCCATCGGCGCCCGGACGACCGAGTCCCAGACCCATCGCGAGATGGCGAGCGGCCTTTCCATGCCGATCGGCTTCAAGAACGGCACCGACGGCAGCCTCCAGGTCGCGATGGACGCGATGCAGTCGGCCCGGCACCCGCACAGTTTCCTGGGAATCGACCAGGACGGCTGCACCGCCGTCGTCTCCGCGAAGGGCAATCCCTGGGGCCACATCATCCTGCGCGGCGGCCATAAGCGGACGAACTTCGATCCCGAGAGCATCGCCGACGCCGCCACCCGGCTCCGCGCCGCGAAGCTCCCCCCCGGCCTCATGGTCGACTGCAGCCACGCCAATTCGGAAAAGAAATTCGAGCGTCAGGAAACCGTCTGGAACTCCCTCATCGACCAGAAGCTGAGCGCCGAGCTGAAGGGCAGCCCCGACCTCATCGGCGCCATGGTCGAGAGCAACATCAACGAGGGCAACCAGCCCTTCCCGAATCCCGCCGGGCTGAAGCCGGGCGTCTCGATCACCGATGCCTGCATCGGCTGGGCGATGACGGAAAAAATCCTCCTCGAAGGAGCCGAACGGCTCCGCGCGGCGAAGCTGGCGGCGGCGTAG
- the trpC gene encoding indole-3-glycerol phosphate synthase TrpC: MTAPLSNKLLEILASKEAEWQRLVPIADLVRRKALARNDFRPFRPGLYREPGLSLIAEVKRSSPSAGIIAENFDPITQAREYEKAGAHALSILTDEKYFGGHLSYLDDVRGQVGLPLLRKDFIVHELQVYESVVAGADAILLIVAALPQESLVRLYELARTLQLDVLVEVHDLREMDRALDLGADLIGINNRNLATFQVSLQTTADLAEEIPNDAIAVSESGIKTADDVKFLRANGINSILVGETLMRAKNVGDKVRELLLEEEE; this comes from the coding sequence ATGACTGCCCCTCTCTCGAACAAGCTTCTCGAAATCCTCGCCTCGAAGGAGGCCGAATGGCAGCGCCTCGTCCCGATCGCCGACCTGGTGCGGCGCAAGGCCCTCGCCCGAAACGATTTCCGCCCTTTCCGCCCCGGCCTCTACCGGGAGCCCGGCCTCTCCCTGATCGCCGAGGTGAAGCGCTCCTCGCCCTCCGCCGGGATCATCGCGGAGAACTTCGATCCGATCACCCAGGCCCGCGAGTACGAGAAGGCCGGTGCCCACGCGCTGAGCATCCTGACCGACGAGAAATACTTCGGCGGCCATCTCAGCTACCTCGACGACGTGCGGGGCCAGGTCGGCCTCCCGCTGCTGCGGAAGGATTTCATCGTCCATGAATTGCAGGTCTACGAGAGCGTCGTGGCCGGGGCCGACGCGATTCTCCTGATCGTCGCCGCGCTGCCGCAGGAGAGCCTCGTCCGGCTCTACGAGCTGGCGAGGACCCTCCAGCTCGACGTCCTCGTCGAGGTCCACGACCTGCGCGAGATGGACCGCGCCCTCGACCTGGGAGCCGACCTCATCGGAATCAACAACCGGAACCTGGCGACGTTTCAGGTCTCCCTCCAGACGACGGCCGACCTCGCCGAGGAGATCCCGAACGACGCCATCGCGGTGAGCGAGAGCGGGATCAAGACCGCCGACGATGTGAAGTTCCTCCGGGCGAACGGCATCAACTCGATTCTCGTCGGCGAGACCCTCATGCGGGCGAAAAACGTCGGCGACAAGGTCCGCGAGCTTCTCCTCGAAGAGGAGGAGTAG
- a CDS encoding serine protease has protein sequence MRYITALLLTLSLLSVSVAEDAAPPDPAVVFIQARALIAKAKETSNSGAQLSFLSMALRQLRSLPPSTKYKGHRGEAVEALSSIMGVNMPIGLPPGAVMTSKPTDPAKISDAIDVALQEIDLAVLAWSGVDSPGSDSTPVVKADAKAVTAPSESESAALQSVVIIKGDQGQGTGFLVKTADGPCVITNLHVLFNNPNLKITTPGGDEVVVTTLKGAADRDLAQISIEDKGYKYLELASDVSKEAQIGDDLITPGNSKGGEVILPTRGKLLASGNQKVEFDNPIYHGNSGGPVFDVKIGKVIGVVTQAVKVNTGNELDKASFNSKNSAITGSMRYFGYRVDSVSKWETYDWGQFLGESKFVDDFHSRSEALDSYLNGDEKKPNGISATLYMQDDPIRLAHLEFRSQIDHSIDGSTARGRAVNQLIVTLRNLADMQCEEIDRSIERKRFYGYTLQRAKEEVAYRKELKDELDHLSETFDRR, from the coding sequence ATGAGGTACATCACGGCCCTTTTGCTCACGCTCAGCCTCCTTTCCGTTTCCGTTGCCGAAGACGCCGCGCCGCCCGATCCCGCCGTCGTCTTCATCCAGGCGAGGGCGCTGATCGCCAAGGCCAAGGAAACGTCGAATTCCGGAGCCCAGCTTTCCTTCCTCAGCATGGCCCTGCGCCAACTCCGCAGCCTCCCGCCCTCGACCAAATACAAGGGCCACCGCGGCGAGGCAGTCGAGGCGCTCTCCTCCATCATGGGAGTCAATATGCCCATCGGCCTCCCTCCCGGTGCCGTCATGACCTCGAAGCCGACCGATCCCGCGAAGATCTCGGACGCGATCGACGTCGCCCTCCAGGAAATCGATTTGGCCGTCCTCGCGTGGAGCGGGGTCGATAGTCCCGGCTCCGACAGCACCCCGGTCGTCAAGGCCGATGCCAAGGCCGTGACCGCTCCTTCCGAATCGGAGTCGGCCGCGCTCCAGTCGGTCGTCATCATCAAGGGCGATCAGGGCCAGGGGACCGGCTTCCTCGTGAAGACCGCCGACGGCCCCTGCGTCATCACGAACCTTCATGTCCTCTTCAACAACCCGAACCTGAAGATCACGACCCCGGGGGGCGACGAAGTCGTCGTCACCACGCTGAAGGGGGCCGCCGACCGCGACCTCGCCCAGATCAGCATCGAGGACAAGGGATACAAATACCTCGAGCTCGCCTCCGACGTTTCCAAGGAGGCCCAGATCGGCGACGACCTCATCACCCCCGGCAACAGCAAGGGCGGCGAGGTGATCCTCCCCACGCGGGGGAAGCTCCTGGCGTCGGGCAACCAGAAAGTCGAGTTCGACAATCCCATCTATCACGGGAACAGCGGCGGCCCGGTCTTCGACGTGAAGATCGGCAAGGTCATCGGCGTCGTCACCCAGGCAGTGAAGGTCAACACCGGCAACGAGCTCGATAAGGCCTCCTTCAACAGCAAGAACTCGGCGATCACCGGATCGATGCGCTACTTCGGCTACCGGGTCGACAGCGTCTCGAAGTGGGAGACCTACGATTGGGGCCAGTTCCTGGGCGAGAGCAAGTTCGTCGACGACTTCCATTCCCGGAGCGAGGCACTCGATTCCTACCTCAACGGCGACGAAAAGAAGCCCAACGGCATCAGCGCCACCCTCTACATGCAGGACGATCCGATCCGCCTGGCCCACCTCGAATTCCGCAGCCAGATCGATCACAGCATCGACGGGAGCACCGCGCGGGGCCGGGCCGTGAACCAGCTCATCGTCACCCTGCGGAACCTCGCCGACATGCAATGCGAGGAGATCGACCGCTCCATCGAGAGGAAACGCTTCTACGGCTACACGCTGCAGCGGGCGAAGGAGGAAGTCGCCTACCGCAAGGAGCTCAAGGACGAGCTCGACCATCTGAGCGAGACCTTCGACCGCCGCTAG
- a CDS encoding MFS transporter, translating into MSLRKPTLLSLFLIVFIDLIGFGLMMPLLPYFARDFGASGAKVGWLLGIFSLMQFFFAPVWGQLSDRVGRRPVLLVSLAGSTFSYLLMAFAQSYLLLFLARMLAGICAANIAVANAYVSDITTKENRSKGMGVIGAAFGIGFVFGPILAALFGRHGHLVPSLIASGISATSFVLTLVHLPESLPVELRKADRLTLWRNPFTGWNEALSLPFIAPLAAIACFSNVAMAQWETTFALYLKEQPAFGYDIGTVGKLFAFVGLLSAMMQGGLLGRLVKRFGEGALLRAGLVGTALGTLLMPLAPGLGLLLCGLTLFGLALGAVRPVLSGTASLATSPEKQGLVLGVILASGSIGRIAGPLLGGWLFDHGRALPFFISGGIMLLLLPLSPRPALVSALKKI; encoded by the coding sequence ATGTCCCTCCGCAAGCCGACCCTCCTCTCCCTCTTCCTGATCGTCTTCATCGACCTCATCGGCTTCGGCCTCATGATGCCGCTCCTTCCCTACTTCGCCCGGGACTTCGGCGCTTCCGGGGCCAAGGTCGGCTGGCTCCTCGGCATCTTCTCGCTGATGCAGTTCTTCTTCGCCCCGGTCTGGGGCCAGCTCTCGGACCGCGTCGGGCGGCGGCCCGTCCTCCTCGTCAGCCTCGCCGGGTCGACCTTCTCCTACCTCCTCATGGCCTTCGCGCAGAGCTACCTCCTCCTCTTCCTCGCCCGCATGCTGGCCGGGATCTGCGCGGCGAACATCGCGGTGGCGAACGCCTACGTCTCCGACATCACGACGAAGGAAAACCGCTCGAAGGGCATGGGCGTCATCGGAGCCGCCTTCGGAATCGGCTTCGTCTTCGGCCCCATCCTCGCCGCCCTCTTCGGACGGCACGGCCACCTCGTCCCCTCCCTCATCGCCTCCGGCATCTCGGCCACCAGCTTCGTCCTCACCCTCGTCCACCTCCCCGAATCGCTTCCGGTCGAGCTCCGGAAGGCCGACCGCCTCACCCTCTGGCGGAACCCCTTCACCGGCTGGAACGAGGCCCTCTCCCTTCCCTTCATCGCCCCCCTCGCCGCCATCGCCTGCTTCAGCAACGTCGCCATGGCCCAATGGGAGACGACCTTCGCCCTCTACCTCAAGGAACAACCCGCCTTCGGCTACGACATCGGCACCGTCGGAAAACTCTTCGCCTTCGTCGGCCTCCTCAGCGCCATGATGCAGGGCGGCCTCCTCGGGCGGCTCGTGAAGCGTTTCGGCGAGGGGGCGCTCCTCCGCGCCGGCCTCGTCGGGACCGCCCTCGGCACCCTCCTCATGCCCCTCGCCCCCGGCCTCGGCCTCCTGCTCTGCGGCCTCACCCTCTTCGGCCTCGCGCTGGGGGCCGTCCGCCCCGTCCTCTCCGGCACCGCCTCGCTCGCCACCTCGCCGGAAAAGCAGGGCCTCGTTCTCGGCGTCATCCTCGCCTCCGGCAGCATCGGCCGCATCGCCGGTCCCCTCCTCGGCGGCTGGCTCTTCGACCACGGCCGCGCCCTCCCCTTCTTCATCTCCGGCGGCATCATGCTCCTCCTCCTCCCCCTCTCCCCCCGCCCCGCCCTCGTCTCCGCCCTGAAGAAAATCTAA